A region from the Acidobacteriota bacterium genome encodes:
- a CDS encoding dicarboxylate/amino acid:cation symporter → MSKRASNFILIGIVVGIILAFLGVWLFGEAMTSVQWLGDLFLTALKMIIIPLVVASMIVGITGLGDVRKIGRLGGSTILYYAITTGIAVMLGLFLVQLIQPGLGMEMGADVPDRVAGKSEIGFTDIILSFVSPNIMQAMANMDILPVILFSLVFGAVLTTIGPVGEPVIAFFRGVNETIMRIVELLMLFAPVGVFGLVAGRFGEAGDLGVMIGGLGKYMFTVILGLGIHGLIILPLILWFFARRNPYRYMYNMSPALLTAFSTASSSATLPLTIEQVEEKNRVSRKAAYFVLPLGATINMDGTALYEAVAAMFIAQAAGIHMSGAEQIIVFLTATLAAIGAAGIPEAGLVTMVIVLNAVGLPLEGIGLILAVDWLLDRFRTTVNVWGDASGAGVIDAVVVRKMEAAGLVAEPIHRPEV, encoded by the coding sequence ATGAGCAAGCGAGCCAGCAATTTCATTCTGATCGGCATCGTCGTGGGGATCATCCTCGCTTTCCTCGGGGTCTGGCTTTTCGGGGAAGCGATGACATCGGTCCAATGGCTCGGTGACCTGTTTCTCACGGCGCTCAAGATGATCATCATTCCCCTGGTGGTCGCCTCGATGATCGTCGGCATCACGGGTCTCGGAGACGTCCGGAAGATTGGAAGACTCGGAGGCTCCACGATCCTCTACTACGCCATCACGACCGGCATCGCGGTGATGCTGGGGCTATTTCTCGTCCAGCTGATCCAGCCCGGTCTCGGCATGGAGATGGGAGCGGACGTCCCCGATCGTGTGGCCGGCAAATCGGAAATCGGGTTTACCGACATCATTCTTTCGTTCGTCTCACCCAACATCATGCAGGCGATGGCGAACATGGATATTCTGCCGGTCATCCTGTTTTCGCTGGTATTCGGTGCCGTTCTGACGACGATCGGTCCGGTCGGCGAACCGGTCATCGCCTTCTTTCGAGGAGTGAACGAGACGATCATGCGGATAGTCGAGCTGCTGATGCTTTTCGCTCCCGTCGGTGTTTTCGGTCTGGTGGCCGGGAGGTTCGGCGAAGCAGGAGATCTCGGAGTAATGATCGGCGGACTCGGAAAATACATGTTCACCGTCATCCTCGGGCTCGGCATCCATGGACTCATCATCCTTCCCCTCATTCTCTGGTTTTTCGCACGGCGCAATCCCTACAGGTACATGTACAACATGTCGCCGGCTCTGCTGACGGCGTTCTCTACCGCCTCATCCTCCGCGACGCTCCCGCTGACGATCGAGCAGGTCGAGGAGAAGAACCGTGTCTCGCGAAAGGCCGCCTATTTCGTCCTTCCGCTCGGGGCTACGATCAACATGGACGGAACCGCCCTCTATGAAGCGGTCGCGGCGATGTTCATCGCGCAGGCCGCCGGAATTCACATGAGCGGGGCGGAACAGATCATCGTCTTTCTGACGGCAACGCTCGCCGCAATCGGAGCCGCCGGCATTCCGGAGGCAGGACTCGTCACGATGGTCATCGTTCTCAACGCGGTTGGGTTGCCGCTGGAAGGTATCGGCCTGATCCTCGCCGTCGACTGGCTTCTCGACCGGTTCCGGACGACCGTCAATGTCTGGGGCGATGCCTCGGGAGCCGGTGTGATCGACGCCGTCGTGGTCAGGAAAATGGAGGCTGCGGGTCTGGTCGCGGAACCGATCCATCGACCGGAAGTGTGA
- a CDS encoding class I SAM-dependent methyltransferase — MGLSLRPRGQQRGRYSLSSSDDTRYVFKQSSRSSHQIILRILGKLHPNHVLDLGAWDGALASQIRNFADVETLTAVEANVDQIGRIAKVFDRAIIADLDRLTRLPRPVDMIVMADVLEHLARPEALLALAIEALDHGGAIVVSIPNIANLTSRLGLLFGRFEYQDRGILDRTHLRFYTLSSARRLLREAGLRIEAEETSSVPLDLALPWMPSILLRPLGWITDALTPLLPRLLGYQFIFVARKLER, encoded by the coding sequence GTGGGCTTATCGCTTCGTCCTCGGGGACAACAGCGAGGTCGGTATTCTCTGAGCAGCTCTGACGACACTCGATACGTTTTCAAGCAATCCTCCCGGAGCAGCCATCAGATCATCCTGAGGATCCTCGGAAAGCTTCACCCAAACCATGTACTCGACCTCGGAGCATGGGACGGCGCACTCGCATCTCAGATCCGAAACTTCGCCGATGTCGAGACCCTGACCGCAGTGGAAGCTAACGTCGATCAGATCGGCCGGATCGCGAAGGTCTTCGATCGAGCGATCATCGCGGATCTCGATCGCCTCACGAGGCTTCCCCGGCCGGTCGATATGATCGTGATGGCCGACGTTCTCGAACACCTCGCCAGACCCGAGGCTCTTCTCGCTCTTGCTATTGAAGCACTCGACCATGGCGGCGCGATCGTCGTTTCGATTCCGAACATTGCGAATCTAACCAGCCGTCTCGGCCTGCTCTTCGGCCGATTCGAATATCAGGATCGAGGAATCCTGGACCGGACTCACCTCCGCTTCTACACGCTCTCATCCGCCCGACGCCTTCTCCGGGAGGCCGGGCTTCGAATCGAAGCGGAAGAAACATCCTCGGTGCCGCTCGATCTTGCGCTTCCGTGGATGCCCTCGATCCTGCTGCGGCCGCTCGGTTGGATCACGGACGCCCTGACGCCGCTGCTTCCTCGCCTACTCGGCTACCAGTTCATCTTCGTCGCGCGCAAATTGGAACGGTAG
- a CDS encoding bifunctional riboflavin kinase/FAD synthetase — MLVIQDPFRETDLPHDCVSTVGNFDGIHVGHQQIVERVVRLAREASVPPVVITFDPHPLAIISPDRVPPRILTTAQKAEILEGMGVEALLVIPFTPELSRMHAADFAKELFVDALKIRHLLVGRDFHFGAGRKGDVALLESMGKDHGFEVTPIDDVTVRGIRVSSSIVRDAIRKGALHVVRLALGRDHFIDGVVETGRRLGRKLGVPTVNLAPDNELFPESGVFVTSSTFESFGRAFKSVTNIGVRPTLYENYGRTIESHVLDFHANVYGDRVRLTFHRLLRRERQFESALELSAQIQQDIQHAHQFFEGRPQI; from the coding sequence ATGCTCGTCATTCAGGATCCATTCAGAGAAACGGACCTTCCGCACGATTGCGTCTCGACGGTCGGCAATTTCGACGGGATCCACGTCGGACACCAGCAGATCGTCGAGCGTGTCGTCCGGCTGGCACGCGAAGCCTCCGTTCCGCCGGTGGTCATTACGTTCGACCCGCATCCGCTCGCAATCATTTCTCCCGATCGCGTTCCGCCACGGATTCTCACGACGGCGCAGAAAGCCGAAATTCTCGAAGGGATGGGAGTCGAGGCTCTTCTCGTGATTCCATTCACACCCGAGCTTTCCAGGATGCATGCCGCCGATTTCGCGAAGGAGCTGTTCGTCGATGCGCTGAAGATCAGGCATCTTCTGGTCGGGAGAGATTTCCATTTCGGTGCCGGCCGGAAGGGGGATGTCGCGCTGCTCGAGTCGATGGGAAAAGACCACGGATTCGAGGTTACGCCCATCGACGACGTTACAGTCCGAGGAATCCGGGTTTCCAGCTCGATCGTCCGGGATGCGATTCGGAAGGGAGCATTGCACGTCGTCCGCCTCGCCCTCGGTCGCGATCATTTCATCGATGGGGTGGTCGAGACGGGCCGGCGCCTCGGACGAAAGCTCGGCGTGCCCACGGTGAACCTCGCTCCCGACAATGAGCTCTTCCCGGAGTCAGGAGTTTTCGTGACCTCATCGACATTCGAATCGTTCGGTCGCGCGTTCAAAAGCGTCACGAATATCGGCGTCCGACCAACCCTTTATGAAAACTACGGAAGAACGATCGAGAGTCACGTGCTCGATTTTCACGCAAACGTTTACGGCGACCGGGTCAGACTGACGTTCCATCGTCTGTTGCGCAGAGAGCGGCAGTTCGAATCCGCGCTCGAGCTCTCTGCCCAGATCCAGCAGGACATTCAGCACGCTCATCAGTTCTTCGAAGGAAGGCCTCAAATTTGA
- the lptD gene encoding LPS assembly protein LptD yields MRLPIPITVLCVFAVTAGAQMTEQGPSARFYETNPDFTFEFPSIEEGGQVVIAADTQSLDDDYMILEGNVSLTYQDVTLSADSISYNRRTRDASARGHVILDQGPRRITASRAIYNFDARSGTLFDATATLGSSVWVAGKTIEKLDDSTYRVVDGVFTSCELGDPSWIFSLDEALIEVEGYARLRDISFRAGGVPIIRLPYIIWPTKRERARGFLIPKPGYSSRFGAYLQNAYFLPFNEWSDVTLRADLYSSGVLATGVQANYVPTANTDGTLDVFTVYDSDTNELEWKYDYRHTQENLPGGFRGVIDIKDYSDLPFFQRFERDFDLNTISNIYSAAYLTRNTPTWSLNIRADRREHFLGLSDVQIFEQLPALQLRLYPKRVPGTPLYFSLDSSASHLRTSGSVTRSAEYFRTDLFPKLSLQLSTPSWISVNPEISFRQTDYTKSQDPLTGSIVDESLSRSSGQASIDVTGPSFSKVFDMTIGEFTRFKHIIEPRVRYRYITDVEGQDRVIRFDTVDSLALPLVSQTIEYSLTQRLLAKSDEGGGSAREVLSFAIEQSQAISEPFRISDGEEQFFSPLRASLRFNPYRSVRVEATAAMSNQNDYVERANVSAYLSGAKSYLQTTLFSTFSRPGSILEDSSQIRIATGSPLWGEKLRGDVQINWDITEGTLLEQRYLLGYTASCYTFAFEYRDFQEFSTVLTPVPSLDVRRTRDYQISISLKNVGTFVDFRGSFDRTF; encoded by the coding sequence TTGAGACTGCCAATTCCAATCACGGTGCTTTGCGTCTTCGCCGTCACCGCGGGTGCTCAGATGACCGAACAGGGGCCGTCCGCCAGATTCTACGAGACCAATCCCGATTTCACGTTCGAGTTTCCTTCGATCGAGGAGGGAGGTCAGGTCGTCATCGCGGCGGATACCCAGAGCCTCGACGACGATTACATGATTCTCGAGGGAAACGTCTCGCTCACCTATCAGGATGTGACCCTTTCGGCGGACTCGATCTCGTACAACCGGAGAACCCGGGATGCATCCGCCCGGGGACACGTCATCCTGGATCAGGGTCCGCGACGGATCACGGCTTCGCGCGCGATTTACAACTTCGACGCCCGCAGCGGCACCCTGTTCGACGCGACGGCAACCCTCGGATCGTCGGTCTGGGTCGCCGGAAAAACGATCGAAAAGCTCGACGATTCCACCTACCGAGTCGTGGACGGGGTGTTCACATCATGCGAGCTTGGCGATCCTTCCTGGATCTTCTCGTTGGATGAGGCTCTCATCGAAGTCGAAGGTTATGCGCGTCTCCGGGATATCTCGTTCCGCGCCGGAGGGGTTCCGATCATCAGACTGCCGTACATCATCTGGCCGACGAAGCGGGAGCGGGCGCGCGGATTTCTGATCCCCAAGCCAGGCTATTCGTCACGCTTCGGCGCGTATCTCCAGAATGCCTATTTCCTTCCATTCAACGAGTGGTCGGACGTCACGCTCAGAGCCGATCTCTACAGTTCGGGAGTCCTGGCGACCGGCGTTCAGGCGAACTACGTCCCGACGGCAAACACGGACGGGACTCTCGATGTCTTCACAGTCTACGATTCCGACACCAACGAGCTCGAGTGGAAGTACGACTACCGACATACGCAGGAGAACCTGCCGGGAGGGTTCAGGGGGGTCATAGACATCAAGGACTACTCCGACCTCCCCTTCTTTCAGAGATTCGAGCGCGATTTCGACCTCAATACGATCTCGAATATTTACTCGGCGGCCTATCTCACTCGCAACACACCAACCTGGTCGCTCAACATACGGGCCGACCGCCGCGAGCACTTTCTGGGCCTGTCGGACGTTCAGATCTTCGAGCAGCTGCCGGCCCTGCAGTTGAGGCTCTATCCGAAAAGAGTGCCCGGAACGCCGCTCTATTTTTCGCTGGACTCCTCTGCCTCGCATCTTCGAACATCCGGCAGCGTGACGCGCAGCGCCGAGTACTTTCGGACCGACCTCTTCCCGAAGCTCTCTCTGCAGCTTTCAACTCCCTCGTGGATCTCGGTGAATCCGGAGATTTCCTTCCGTCAGACCGACTACACCAAGAGTCAGGATCCTCTGACGGGATCGATCGTGGATGAATCTCTATCGCGAAGCTCCGGCCAGGCGAGCATCGACGTCACCGGTCCGAGTTTTTCGAAGGTCTTCGACATGACCATCGGCGAATTCACCCGCTTCAAGCACATCATCGAACCGAGGGTGCGATACCGCTACATCACCGACGTCGAGGGTCAGGACCGCGTCATTCGCTTCGACACGGTCGACTCGCTCGCTCTACCGCTGGTTTCCCAGACGATCGAGTATTCACTGACACAAAGGCTGCTCGCAAAGTCCGACGAGGGTGGCGGCTCGGCACGGGAGGTTCTCAGTTTCGCAATCGAGCAGTCCCAGGCGATCAGCGAACCGTTTCGGATCTCTGACGGCGAGGAGCAGTTCTTCAGTCCGCTCCGTGCCTCGCTCCGGTTCAACCCCTACCGCTCCGTTCGCGTCGAAGCAACCGCGGCGATGTCGAATCAGAACGACTATGTCGAACGAGCCAATGTGTCCGCCTATCTCTCAGGGGCGAAGTCGTATCTGCAGACGACCCTCTTCTCCACATTCTCTCGGCCGGGATCGATCCTCGAGGATTCGAGCCAGATCCGTATCGCGACCGGCAGTCCCCTCTGGGGCGAAAAGCTCCGGGGTGATGTCCAGATCAACTGGGACATCACGGAAGGCACTCTCCTCGAGCAGCGCTATCTCCTCGGTTACACCGCCTCCTGCTACACTTTCGCCTTCGAGTACCGGGACTTTCAGGAGTTCAGTACCGTGCTCACCCCGGTGCCCTCTCTCGACGTTCGCAGGACTCGCGACTATCAGATATCGATCAGCCTGAAGAACGTCGGCACCTTCGTCGACTTCCGCGGCTCGTTCGATCGAACCTTCTAA
- a CDS encoding glucose-1-phosphate thymidylyltransferase encodes MKGLILSGGKGTRMRPLTFTSAKQLIPVANKPVLHYGIEAIVAAGIEDIAIIVSPETGGEIRDAIGNGDAFNARIEYIEQDEPRGLAHAVLIAEEFMAGDSFVMYLGDNLLQHGISLLVDEYRELGVNCEILLTRVPDPSQFGVAELGPDGEVEHLVEKPREPKSDLALVGVYMFDSNIFEAARSIEPSWRNELEITDAIQWLIDHDFRVHSHIVKGWWKDTGKINDMLEANRTVLDTLEPRVHQAPDHDSSIEGKVLIDESARVEHSVIRGPVIIGPGSVIREAFVGPYTSIGANCHIETSEIENSIVLEGSSIIGVDNRIEASLVGRNVRIGRTRRRPWAYRFVLGDNSEVGIL; translated from the coding sequence ATGAAGGGCCTGATCCTCTCCGGTGGAAAAGGGACCAGGATGAGGCCTCTGACGTTCACGTCCGCAAAGCAGCTCATTCCCGTGGCGAACAAGCCAGTCCTCCACTACGGAATCGAAGCAATCGTCGCGGCCGGGATCGAGGACATCGCAATCATCGTGTCCCCGGAGACCGGAGGGGAAATCCGCGATGCGATCGGAAACGGAGATGCGTTCAACGCCCGGATCGAGTACATCGAGCAGGACGAGCCGAGAGGACTCGCTCATGCGGTACTGATCGCGGAAGAGTTCATGGCGGGAGATTCGTTCGTGATGTATCTGGGCGACAATCTGCTGCAACACGGCATCTCCCTGCTGGTGGACGAGTACCGTGAGCTCGGCGTCAACTGCGAGATCCTTCTCACCAGGGTGCCGGATCCCTCGCAGTTCGGGGTCGCCGAGCTGGGTCCGGACGGCGAAGTCGAACACCTGGTAGAGAAGCCGCGCGAGCCCAAATCGGATCTCGCCCTCGTCGGTGTTTACATGTTCGACTCCAATATTTTCGAGGCTGCCCGCTCGATCGAGCCATCATGGAGAAACGAGCTCGAGATCACCGACGCCATCCAGTGGCTGATCGATCATGATTTTCGAGTGCACTCCCACATCGTCAAGGGATGGTGGAAAGACACCGGAAAAATCAACGACATGCTGGAGGCGAACCGAACTGTTCTCGACACCCTCGAGCCGAGGGTCCATCAAGCTCCGGATCACGACTCCAGCATCGAGGGAAAAGTTCTCATCGATGAGAGCGCACGAGTCGAGCATTCCGTGATCCGCGGACCGGTGATCATCGGCCCCGGCTCGGTGATCCGTGAGGCGTTCGTCGGCCCCTATACGTCGATCGGCGCCAACTGCCACATCGAAACGAGCGAGATCGAGAACTCGATCGTTCTCGAGGGCTCATCGATCATCGGGGTCGACAATCGGATCGAAGCCAGCCTCGTCGGCAGGAACGTCAGGATCGGGAGGACGAGAAGAAGACCGTGGGCTTATCGCTTCGTCCTCGGGGACAACAGCGAGGTCGGTATTCTCTGA
- a CDS encoding metalloregulator ArsR/SmtB family transcription factor yields MNDSCRPFDVESAAEMLRALAEPNRLRLIAGMTSDDTGGAPVGSLAECCSIDLSVVSRHLKALREAGLVSSEKLGREVRYCCNRNEVVGLLRDLADWIENCCPGLEAAEKGEGT; encoded by the coding sequence ATGAATGACTCATGCCGCCCATTCGATGTCGAATCCGCTGCCGAGATGCTTCGCGCCCTCGCCGAGCCGAACCGGCTGCGACTGATCGCGGGGATGACCAGCGACGATACGGGGGGTGCGCCGGTCGGTAGTCTCGCCGAGTGCTGCTCGATCGACCTTTCGGTCGTATCCCGCCATCTCAAAGCCCTCAGGGAAGCAGGGCTGGTCTCGTCCGAGAAACTCGGGCGGGAGGTCCGCTACTGCTGCAATCGCAACGAGGTCGTGGGATTGCTCCGCGATCTCGCCGACTGGATCGAGAACTGCTGCCCCGGACTCGAGGCGGCGGAGAAAGGAGAAGGAACATGA
- a CDS encoding HAMP domain-containing protein, whose product MRLSIVGVLGVALLTVCATDNVQADLEAALVHDIRDRAAGIDREAQLLLERVSDASSREGLFRILATLPQTGRTGVEVLSARGELLAWWGDLPPAGCSRLCFEATRVHLNAVGTAPESGMRVIVSSSADLQRPDDLLSLRLHGRIERIASSRAAVEGEKGRILKLSLWEGAPPIYAVRAPDRPSGSSVRLAPLLVTGFFWGIAAWLGWLGRRTRLGIPAVLAMAGLIVAGRLVALEIAGSHADPGVFGYSHYASRALGIFSRSPFDLFLTAGVILALGSLLVRYVPRRHSVALAVVFTVVGVPLLVQFVRNLILNSRISSIPEHILPESVSQSLLTLSLVLLGMLLVRRWPGLDTNRRRLLYAVVCAGALLLTFYLARPSTVTGRALIVMMAICILGNILTSAIRRDGARLRITRAVVIALLISPGVALFDAEAARRVVSEVRAPLVMGESGQLGRIVETTIERIEKVDITPHVPEGRNAKFPEDLAWAVWRESTLARLGTPSSIEIRDLTGRRVSRFGTASEAELEGMYVVERHVPVVRSGDLVGEARVVIADPIGGPTPVGQDPYYEYYSEEHDPLLAAAERALRHTIFDASGNPASPPGFRLARSAFYYSRHLEPGESVWARASAPQNVDVYLREGTEALYAFPVQVSSAGDEMRRAGSLAMWALVLVLLFSAPALTERLGGVGSLRLSGVRFQARLSAAMALVVIVPFLAIGIFLRVTVADRFEEEFLFRGQDALDAAQRVMEDYLGSRTDLEPELALDDSILEWLAGVVGHDLHLFRDGRLAASSRRDLFTARVEPSILPGSVYSAIVFEGAQSLLEVHRVRERDYAEIYSPMAVVPGEDWVLGLPLVVQAKEIDEQIDDLSTNLSLLVVAILTIAALISGWVARSISRPVGELADAARQIGRGNLSPAISPPSDPDFRVLATTFDEMARSIGAQQGDLRLQRDRLRTLIQNIDAAVVLLDEHADVLEFNAAAERLFDGRPDGEAIRQSPFAAVLEEPSATPRMFIELIVRKADEDRSFQISTIGLPASSERMVIIEDVTDIVRSNRLKAWAEMARQVAHDIKNPLTPIQLTAEHLENLADREDENLREAVRSGSRNILRQVETLRETSRAFGEYSANEESSFRETAPAVLLEQIASGYNTGNRLRVDLEAEGLPSSLRGDPASLQRAVINLIENALHATGSDTPVRLKARRLDDELVEICVEDDGPGVPEEYLSKIFDPYFSTKSGGTGLGLANARKIIERHGGTIRAENTNPGLRISITLPVDGSVPRPDPQPPFS is encoded by the coding sequence GTGCGATTGAGTATCGTCGGCGTGCTCGGGGTCGCTTTGCTGACCGTGTGTGCGACCGACAATGTCCAGGCCGATCTCGAAGCGGCGCTGGTCCACGATATCCGGGACCGCGCCGCCGGGATCGACCGCGAAGCGCAGCTCCTGCTGGAGCGCGTGAGCGACGCGAGCTCCCGAGAGGGACTGTTCCGAATCCTCGCCACCCTTCCCCAGACCGGTCGAACGGGAGTCGAGGTTCTCTCGGCGCGCGGGGAGCTTCTGGCCTGGTGGGGTGACCTTCCTCCGGCAGGATGCAGTCGGTTGTGCTTCGAGGCGACCCGAGTTCATCTGAACGCGGTAGGCACGGCGCCCGAGTCCGGTATGCGGGTGATCGTCTCTTCCTCAGCGGATCTTCAACGTCCGGATGATCTGCTCTCGCTGCGGCTGCACGGAAGGATCGAGCGGATTGCCTCGTCACGCGCAGCCGTCGAGGGTGAAAAGGGTCGGATTCTGAAACTGAGCCTCTGGGAGGGTGCTCCGCCGATCTACGCGGTCAGAGCTCCCGATCGGCCGTCCGGAAGCAGTGTGCGGCTGGCGCCGCTTCTGGTGACGGGATTCTTCTGGGGAATCGCGGCGTGGCTCGGCTGGCTTGGACGCAGGACCCGGCTCGGGATTCCTGCGGTCCTCGCGATGGCGGGGCTGATTGTCGCAGGGCGGCTCGTCGCCCTCGAGATTGCCGGTTCGCACGCCGATCCCGGGGTGTTCGGGTACTCCCATTACGCGTCGCGGGCGCTCGGCATTTTTTCCCGCTCACCATTCGACCTGTTTCTCACTGCGGGAGTCATCCTGGCCCTCGGAAGTCTTCTGGTCCGGTATGTGCCGCGCCGCCACTCCGTCGCCCTGGCGGTCGTCTTCACGGTCGTCGGTGTTCCGCTGCTGGTTCAGTTCGTCCGGAATCTGATTCTGAACTCGAGGATTTCGTCAATTCCCGAGCACATCCTTCCCGAATCCGTCTCGCAGAGTCTTCTGACCCTTTCGCTGGTCCTTCTGGGGATGCTCCTGGTGAGGCGGTGGCCGGGACTCGACACGAACCGCCGGCGTCTTCTTTATGCGGTCGTCTGCGCGGGCGCTCTGCTCCTGACGTTCTATCTGGCCCGGCCTTCGACCGTGACAGGAAGAGCGCTGATCGTGATGATGGCGATCTGCATTCTCGGCAACATTCTGACCTCGGCGATCAGACGGGATGGGGCGAGGCTGCGAATCACCAGAGCGGTCGTGATCGCGCTGCTCATCTCACCTGGGGTGGCCTTGTTCGATGCGGAGGCGGCGCGGCGTGTGGTCAGCGAGGTCCGGGCTCCGCTGGTCATGGGGGAGAGCGGACAGCTGGGAAGAATTGTGGAGACGACGATCGAACGGATCGAGAAGGTCGACATCACGCCTCATGTGCCGGAGGGGAGAAACGCGAAATTTCCTGAAGATCTCGCCTGGGCGGTATGGCGCGAGAGCACCCTTGCCAGGCTGGGTACTCCGTCGAGCATCGAGATCCGCGATCTGACGGGTCGGAGAGTAAGCCGGTTCGGGACGGCCTCCGAAGCCGAGCTCGAGGGGATGTACGTGGTCGAGCGGCATGTCCCGGTCGTCCGGTCCGGCGACCTCGTCGGCGAGGCGAGGGTGGTGATTGCCGATCCGATCGGGGGACCCACACCGGTGGGGCAGGATCCCTACTACGAGTATTACAGTGAAGAGCACGACCCCCTTCTCGCAGCCGCCGAGAGAGCGCTCCGACATACGATCTTCGATGCTTCCGGCAATCCAGCGTCCCCTCCGGGCTTCAGACTCGCGCGGAGTGCGTTCTATTACTCGCGTCATCTCGAGCCGGGCGAGTCAGTATGGGCGAGAGCCTCGGCTCCCCAGAATGTCGACGTCTATCTTCGCGAAGGGACCGAAGCGCTCTATGCCTTCCCCGTTCAGGTGAGCTCGGCGGGTGACGAGATGCGCAGAGCGGGATCTCTCGCAATGTGGGCCCTGGTGCTGGTTCTTCTGTTTTCAGCGCCGGCGCTGACGGAACGGCTGGGAGGTGTCGGCTCGCTCCGACTTTCGGGCGTCAGATTTCAGGCGAGACTTTCCGCGGCGATGGCGCTGGTCGTGATCGTCCCCTTTCTTGCAATCGGGATTTTCCTTCGAGTCACGGTCGCCGACCGGTTCGAAGAAGAGTTTCTCTTCCGCGGCCAGGACGCCCTCGATGCCGCGCAGCGTGTGATGGAGGACTACCTGGGATCACGGACCGATCTCGAGCCGGAGCTCGCTCTCGACGACTCCATACTCGAGTGGCTCGCAGGCGTCGTTGGACACGACCTCCACCTGTTCCGTGACGGGCGGCTCGCGGCATCGAGCCGAAGAGATCTGTTCACCGCACGGGTCGAGCCCTCGATTCTCCCCGGGTCCGTTTACTCCGCGATCGTGTTCGAGGGTGCACAGTCGCTTCTCGAAGTTCATCGTGTGCGTGAGCGCGACTACGCGGAGATCTACAGCCCCATGGCCGTCGTTCCTGGAGAGGATTGGGTATTGGGGCTGCCGTTGGTGGTGCAGGCGAAGGAGATCGATGAACAGATCGACGACCTCTCCACGAACCTGTCACTGCTCGTCGTGGCTATTCTGACGATTGCCGCCCTGATCTCGGGCTGGGTGGCGCGATCGATCTCGCGTCCGGTCGGGGAGCTGGCCGACGCCGCCCGGCAGATCGGAAGAGGAAACCTGAGTCCTGCGATCTCCCCCCCTTCCGATCCGGATTTTCGCGTCCTCGCCACGACCTTCGACGAAATGGCGCGATCGATCGGAGCCCAGCAGGGCGATCTTCGACTCCAGAGGGACCGATTGAGAACGCTGATTCAGAACATCGACGCGGCTGTCGTGCTGCTCGACGAGCACGCCGACGTGCTCGAGTTCAATGCCGCCGCAGAACGCCTGTTCGACGGCAGGCCCGATGGTGAAGCGATCCGGCAATCACCCTTCGCCGCAGTTCTCGAGGAGCCGTCCGCGACTCCCCGGATGTTCATCGAGCTGATCGTGCGAAAGGCGGACGAAGACCGAAGTTTTCAGATATCGACCATCGGCCTTCCTGCGTCCAGCGAACGGATGGTCATCATCGAGGATGTGACCGACATCGTGCGGTCGAACCGGCTCAAAGCCTGGGCGGAGATGGCCCGGCAGGTCGCACACGACATCAAGAACCCGCTCACCCCGATCCAGCTGACTGCGGAGCATCTCGAGAACCTCGCGGACCGGGAGGACGAGAATCTTCGCGAGGCGGTTCGGTCGGGCAGCCGGAACATCCTTCGTCAGGTTGAGACCCTGAGGGAGACCTCACGCGCGTTTGGTGAGTATTCGGCGAACGAGGAATCTTCGTTTCGTGAAACGGCCCCGGCTGTCCTGCTCGAGCAGATTGCCAGCGGCTACAACACGGGGAACCGTCTGAGAGTCGATCTGGAGGCGGAAGGTCTTCCATCTTCGCTTCGAGGCGACCCTGCGTCGCTGCAGCGGGCCGTCATCAATCTGATCGAAAACGCGCTCCACGCAACCGGCAGCGACACTCCGGTCAGATTGAAAGCGAGGCGACTCGACGACGAACTGGTCGAGATCTGTGTCGAGGATGATGGGCCAGGGGTGCCGGAGGAGTACCTTTCGAAGATTTTCGATCCCTATTTCTCGACCAAAAGCGGAGGGACCGGTCTGGGGCTTGCGAACGCCCGCAAGATCATCGAGCGACACGGCGGTACGATCAGGGCCGAGAACACCAATCCGGGACTCCGGATCAGCATCACACTTCCGGTCGATGGATCGGTTCCGCGACCAGACCCGCAGCCTCCATTTTCCTGA
- a CDS encoding DUF4783 domain-containing protein, with product MRKKSLLFIVALVAAVAAHADGFRELDLAVSSLTRGFERGESHPIVNGIGDQVMLEFPGLVNESGFFGRDQASYVLDELFSRAVPTGFEVMNARKVSAQNQYHINGRWSVQIENSAQTREVHITLQSRDDRWYVASIRSLQ from the coding sequence ATGCGTAAAAAGAGCCTGTTGTTTATCGTCGCTCTCGTCGCAGCAGTTGCTGCGCACGCGGATGGTTTCCGTGAGCTGGACCTGGCGGTCTCGAGCCTGACACGAGGGTTCGAGCGTGGGGAGAGCCATCCGATCGTAAACGGAATCGGAGACCAGGTGATGCTCGAGTTTCCCGGGCTTGTGAACGAATCCGGCTTCTTCGGGCGCGATCAGGCGTCGTATGTCCTCGACGAGCTGTTCAGCCGCGCGGTTCCGACTGGTTTCGAAGTGATGAATGCTCGTAAAGTGAGTGCTCAGAACCAGTATCACATCAATGGCCGATGGTCAGTCCAGATCGAGAACAGCGCCCAGACGCGGGAGGTCCACATCACGCTTCAGAGCCGCGACGACCGTTGGTACGTCGCTTCGATTCGCTCGCTGCAGTAA